In a single window of the Nilaparvata lugens isolate BPH chromosome 1, ASM1435652v1, whole genome shotgun sequence genome:
- the LOC111053512 gene encoding reticulocyte-binding protein PFD0110w, with product MEKSLDQGSKTNSATSLNVSSSISYELEDRTESTHMKALEQLTRKIDQILIKIQSIRNIRAASKESNINLSQASDKSISIKVEDVNSKGSIFNNLESIDNQIGTAHLEMINFLDELIKSKEISKCERLEAKKEVLQRKTSNCKRKVIRKIQKCITKFHVELHRKTRGLKYRKINGTTKKLSNRISAIVFKKPLLKHMFFGNNSNEFESNLKNVSIQDCRMETKKMADMSQVNNDNEIIVLYRRPIIIDDDDSNNNDKLNYGIPCKDNDDTYKAKIPCPHNKQSCSARNTKHDLKREIRKRIRAVSETVIGNNSCYERLVTKAHYEKPSYQKKLYSTATQTADSEEQTLCKVIHMKESPPLKNKNQWTKNDRNLKSDIEYHSINDVMPIHIEHKRSLRLKHVQQLFKYTFRCLDLKKNSKLSRCVKHSIKHSFERLCRTYHEPVTKYVSRILDCASLSYISASLIFKFSNISHTKGTDSKKNIEYCKVFRGENSSYKYLIRRKQLRNREKDYYYKSGELNRMIVKKNPTTHQNYKLNLYDTIKYFSKENQLTTNNAFNEVYSTKTGMSFDRDRSKGNQHSKYTESLNNDNIVNGDEMFKQMNDLARKVNTIKKLMDMGFAKRYSNSQRNSKKISQLIMKYNSNIKTIINRFNNLNMRMRVIGVKQTEIEGFMKAYITKSNVRNRLYESNFKNLGRILSTSKEKISLEERFHKEKFYKAINEQNNKFTNYQSELEKLNKVTSKFEEHLKVYKYAINVLKECAKFHSNKIENIDSLANLNAFQQYLTSNKLDDIEAFINNIHTAVQTSTTSLQEDIYTNRYLIEVGANIIEDKVKKQNEINEKVDEQMKKQDDEIEIILTGILELKKQLDERTAQIQRTPSIAEIMDESNPRTQDLLEFVQAIELSSLTVEI from the exons ATGGAAAAATCACTAGATCAG GGAAGTAAGACAAATTCAGCAACAAGTTTGAATGTAAGTAGTTCAATATCTTACGAATTGGAAGACAGAACGGAATCTACTCATATGAAAGCATTGGAGCAGTTAACAagaaaaattgatcaaattcttataaaaattcaatcaataagGAATATAAGAGCAGCTTCAAAAGAATCTAATATTAATTTAAGCCAAGCAAGTGATAAATCTATCAGCATCAAAGTGGAAGATGTTAATTCCAAAGGATCcatatttaataatttggaaAGTATTGATAATCAAATAGGGACTGCACATTTGGAAATGATTAATTTTCTTGATGAACTGATAAAATCAAAAGAAATTTCGAAATGTGAACGCTTGGAAGCAAAGAAAGAGGTTTTACAGAGGAAAACTAGTAACTGCAAAAGAAAAGTCATAAGGAAAATACAAAAATGCATAACAAAATTCCATGTTGAGCTTCATAGAAAGACAAGAGGAttgaaatatagaaaaataaacgGAACAACCAAAAAACTTTCGAATCGAATATCAGCAATAGTTTTCAAAAAGCCACTACTGAAACATATGTTTTTTGGAAACAATTCAAACGAGTTTGAGtccaatttgaaaaatgtttccaTACAAGATTGTCGAATGGAAACTAAAAAAATGGCAGATATGTCACaagtaaataatgataatgaaatcaTTGTACTGTACAGAAgaccaataattattgatgatgacgacagtaataataatgataaattaaattatGGCATCCCTTGTAAGGATAATGATGATACATACAAAGCCAAAATTCCATGTCCTCATAACAAACAATCTTGTTCAGCTCGTAACACAAAACATGATTTGAAGAGGGAAATCAGGAAGAGAATTAGAGCTGTCAGTGAAACCGTGATTGGAAATAACTCGTGTTATGAAAGATTAGTGACAAAAGCGCACTATGAGAAACCCTCTTATCAAAAGAAATTGTATTCAACTGCAACGCAAACAGCAGATTCAGAAGAACAAACTTTGTGCAAAGTAATTCACATGAAAGAATCTCCTCCACTCAAAAATAAGAACCAATGGacaaaaaatgatagaaatttGAAATCAGATATTGAATATCATTCGATAAATGATGTTATGCCAATTCATATTGAGCATAAGAGAAGCTTGAGACTAAAGCATGTACAACAACTTTTTAAGTACACATTTAGGTGCTTAGACTTAAAGAAGAACTCAAAACTGTCCAGATGCGTTAAGCATTCTATAAAGCACTCCTTTGAACGGTTATGTAGAACATACCATGAACCTGTTACAAAATATGTATCTAGAATATTAGATTGTGCTTCCCTATCGTATATTTCAGCAAGTTTGATTTTCAAGTTCTCTAATATATCTCACACAAAAGGTACAGACagtaaaaaaaacattgaatattgtaAAGTATTTAGGGGAGAAAATTCATCATACAAATATCTGATACGTAGAAAACAGCTTAGAAATAGAGAAAAGGACTATTACTATAAAAGTGGTGAGTTAAACAGAATGATTGTTAAGAAAAATCCAACAACTCATcagaattataaattgaatttatatgaTACGATTAAATACTTCAGCAAAGAAAATCAATTGACAACTAATAATGCTTTTAATGAGGTATATTCTACTAAGACAGGTATGAGTTTTGACAGGGACAGATCTAAAGGAAACCAACACTCAAAATATACAGAGtcattgaataatgataatattgtaaatggtGATGAAATGTTCAAACAAATGAATGATCTAGCAAGAAAAGTAAACACCATAAAAAAGTTGATGGACATGGGCTTTGCAAAAAGATATAGCAATAGCCAAAGAAACTCAAAGAAAATTtcacaattaataatgaaatataactcgaatataaaaacaataattaatcgATTCAATAACTTGAATATGAGGATGAGGGTGATAGGTGTGAAGCAGACAGAGATTGAAGGTTTCATGAAAGCATACATTACAAAAAGTAATGTAAGAAATAGATTGTATGAATCAAATTTTAAGAATTTGGGTAGAATATTATCAACTTCTAAAGAAAAGATCAGTTTGGAAGAAAGATTCCACAAGGAGAAATTTTATAAAGCCATAAACGAGCAAAAcaacaaatttacaaattatcAGAGTGAACTAGAGAAACTGAATAAAGTTACAAGCAAATTTGAAGAGCACTTGAAAGTTTACAAGTATGCTATCAACGTACTCAAGGAATGCGCAAAATTTCATTCGAATAAGATTGAAAACATAGATTCTCTAGCAAATTTGAATGCATTTCAGCAGTATTTAACATCAAATAAGTTGGATGATATTGAAGCGTTTATCAATAACATACACACTGCAGTTCAAACAAGCACAACCTCCTTGCAGGAGGATATCTACACAAATAGATATCTCATTGAGGTAGGCGCTAATATAATTGAAGACAAAGTGAAGAAACAGAACGAAATAAATGAGAAAGTAGACGAACAAATGAAAAAACAGGAtgatgaaatagaaataatattgacagGTATTTTGGAATTGAAAAAGCAATTGGATGAAAGAACAGCCCAAATACAAAGAACCCCGTCAATAGCAGAAATAATGGACGAGAGTAATCCACGGACTCAAGACCTACTGGAATTT